In the genome of Mixta calida, the window CCGGCGAGTGGCAGGCGTATGACATGATTGCAGAAGGTATCAGCATGATTACCACCAAACAAAATGAGTGGAGTGACACGCTGCGCACCAAAGGCGTTGATGGTTTGACGCAGCTGCTGAAAAACTATGCGGCTCAGCCGATTACGCTGGATCAGAAAAACAATGGCTGACGATCTGCGCTGGCACGTAGAGGCAAAAACGCTTTTCCTGCAGGGCGAACTCGATCGCGAAACGTTGATTGGTCTGTGGCAGCAACGGGAAAAGGTGATGCAGCACATTGAGACGATCGATGTCTCTGGCCTGCAGCGTGTCGATTCTGCGGGACTGGCGCTGCTGGTGCATTTGCGCCAGATAGCGCAGCAGCAGGGAGCCCGCCCCGTTTTTAGCGGCATCACGGATAAATTACACTCCCTGATTACGCTATACAATTTACAGCAGATCATTGTTTCTGCTAATAATCCTGTCTGACCAAACGGGATTGCCGTCTAAGCCCCTGCATCGTCAGGGGCTTTTTGCTTGTTTAAGATAAATGCGCTTTCAACTAATATAACAGCCTGTTTATCATCAACCGAATCCAGAAAAATCATGGAAAATAGCGAAATTCAGACAGTGCTGATGAACGCACTGCCTTTAACTGAGGTCCACGTAAGCGGCGACGGCAGTCACTTTCAGGTTATTGCCGTAGGCGAAATTTTTGCCGAGCTGAGCCGTGTGAAAAAGCAACAGACGGTATATGCGCCGCTGATGGAATATATTGCCGATAACCGTATCCATGCTGTTTCGATCAAAACCTACACACCTGAAGAGTGGGCGCGGGATCGTAAGCTAAACGGTTTCTAAGCTGTTGACGCGGCACACGGCCCGCGATTCAACAGCCTTTTGAGTATTGACAACAGAGAGCAGTTGCAATGGATAAATTTCGTGTACAGGGTCCGACCCGGCTGAGTGGTGAAGTAACCATATCCGGCGCCAAAAATGCCGCGCTGCCGATCCTGTTCGCCGCTCTGCTGGCTGAAGAGCCGGTAGAGATTCAGAATGTCCCAAAACTTAAGGACATCGATACCACCATGAAGCTGCTGAGTCAGCTGGGTGTCAAAGCGGAGCGCAATGGGTCGGTGCATCTGGACGCCAGCAAGGTCGATGTTTACTGCGCCCCTTATGAACTGGTGAAAACCATGCGCGCGTCCATTTGGGCGCTGGGGCCGTTGGTGGCGCGCTTCGGCCAGGGGCAGGTTTCTCTGCCGGGCGGCTGCGCCATCGGCGCGCGCCCTGTCGATCTGCATATTACCGGTCTTGAGCAGCTGGGCGCCGAAATCAAGCTGGAAGAGGGCTACGTTAAGGCGTCGGTTAATGGGCGTCTGAAGGGCGCGCATATCGTAATGGATAAGGTGAGCGTCGGCGCGACGGTGACCATTATGTCCGCCGCGACGTTGGCGACCGGCACCACCGTGATTGAAAACGCCGCGCGCGAGCCTGAAATTGTCGATACCGCCAACTTCCTGAACACCCTGGGCGCTAAAATCACCGGCGCGGGCGGCGATCGCATTACTATCGAAGGCGTGGAGCGCCTGGGCGGCGGCGTTTATCGCGTGCTGCCGGATCGTATCGAAACGGGCACCTTCCTGGTGGCTGCGGCTATCTCTGGCGGCAAAGTGGTGTGTCATAAGACGCAGCCCGATACGCTGGATGTGGTACTGGCGAAGCTGCGCGACGCGGGCGCGGATATCGAGACGGGCGAAGACTGGATCAGCCTGGATATGCACGGCAAACGTCCGAAGGCGGTGAATGTGCGCACGGCGCCGCATCCTGGTTTCCCTACCGATATGCAGGCGCAGTTTACGCTGCTGAACCTGGTGGCGGAAGGCACCGGCGTCATTACCGAGACGATCTTCGAAAACCGTTTTATGCATATCCCGGAACTGATCCGTATGGGCGCGCATGCGGAAATTGAAAGCAATACGGCGATCTGTCACGGCGTTGAAAAACTGTCCGGCGCGCAGGTCATGGCGACCGATTTACGCGCCTCGGCCAGTCTGGTGCTGGCGGGCTGCATTGCCGAAGGCACTACGATCGTGGATCGTATCTACCATATCGATCGCGGCTATGAGCATATCGAAGATAAGCTTATCGCAATGGGCGCCAGCATCGAGCGCGTCAAAGGCGAATAGAATCGCGTATTCTTTCGGGAATCATGCTGAACAACAGCCTCCGCTTTGCGGGGGCTGTTTTTTTTAGGACTGGCGTCAGGGACGAGAGCGGATAAGATTCTTGCGATCCAGCAGCTTATTCGTTTTGGGGTCGTAATAGCGGCTGGGCCAGATTTCTGCAGGATGAACGGCAAGCGCTTCAGCAATCAGCCATTCGCCTTTCGGCCAGGGACGATTAAGCGCATTAGCCAGCGTTGATGAACTTAGTCCCGCTTTACGCGACACGGCCGCCAGAGAGGTTCCCTTTTTATGCAGGGCGGCGATGATATCGGCAGTGTGCCAGTCCTTTTTTGTACGGTTCACATTCTTTTTCATAGCGCATTTCTCCCTATGCTTATTTCACCTGATGGAAACAACCGGATTTTTTAAGAAAATTTAAGTTAAACAGGATTTGCTAATCAGGTTGTTAACCCACAATATTTTTCTTATTAAACAATTTATAGTGGGTTTTTATAGCAAACAGGCTCCATATGTTTCCAGTAATTTTTGAATGAGGCCGACAAAATGTGTTTTTCTTCGCAAAAAGATTAATAAAGACTGCAACACAAACGGTGAAGCGGAAGGCAGATAGCAGAATGGGTTAAAAGCGGCGCGGAAAGCGACGCAAGAGAAGAGATTACCGAAGGAGAGAAACGGGAGCCTGAGTCAGCTCCCGCCGTCATATATCAGGAATCGCGCTGTACGGCCATATGCGCCAGCGCTTCGAGCGCGCTGCGCCAGGGGGATTCAGGCAGCGCCTGCAGGGCGGCAATCGCTTTATCCGCTTCCTCTTCGGCGCGGCTGCGCGTCCACTCCAGCGATCCGCACTGACGCATCGTTTCCAGAACCGGATCCAGCAGATGGCGACCATTTCCCTGCTCAATCGCTTCACGAATCATCGCCGCCTGCTGCGCGTTGCCGTGGCGCATCGCATGCAGCAACGGCAGCGTCGGCTTGCCTTCGCTCAGATCGTCGCCCACATTTTTACCCAGCGTTTCGCCGTCGGCGCTGTAATCGAGAAGATCGTCGATCAGCTGAAATGCGGTGCCGATATAGCGGCCATAATCCTGCAAAGCCTGCTCCTGCGTCGCGCTGCCGCCGGCGAGAATACCAGAAGATTGCGCCGCCGCCTCAAACAGGCGCGCCGTCTTGCTGTAAATGACGTGCATGTAGCTTTCTTCGGTGATGTCGGGATCGTTGCAGTTCATCAGCTGCAGCACCTCGCCTTCAGCGATGACGTTTACCGCCTCCGACATCAGCGCCAGAATGCGCAGCGAGCCCAGGCTGGTCATCATCTGAAAGGCGCGGGTATAGATAAAATCGCCTACCAGCACGCTGGCCGCGTTGCCGAAAGCGGCATTGGCGGTCGCTTTGCCGCGGCGCATATCCGATTCATCGACGACATCATCATGCAGCAGAGTGGCGGTATGAATGAATTCAATCAGCGCGGCGATAGTGACGTGCTGATTCCCCTCATACCCTAAAGCGCGCGCCGCAAGAATGGCGATCATCGGACGAATACGCTTTCCGCCGCCGCTGATGATGTAGTAACCCAACTGATTGATGAGCGAAACATCTGAATTCAGCTGTGAGAGAATGGTCTCGTTGACGGCCGCCATGTCTTGCGCGGTTAATTCATTAATTTGTTCTAAATTCATCAGTCTGTTCAGCTATTGCTCTGTTCAGCGCCATGTTAAGCGACTTTGCCCATGTCTGTGCCACGTAATGTATTACAGATTGTACTTGAAAAACGAGGCTCTTGAATCCTGAGTATGGCGCTGCGTTTTTTTTCTGCAATCCTTTGCTATGTCCTCTTGTCAAGCCAGGGAATTTTGCGTAGAATTCGCGCCCTATTGTGAATATTTTATCGCGCCGCCTGACAATTGAAGAAGGCAAGCGCAGAAGCGGAGTTTTATATGTACGCGGTTTTCCAAAGTGGTGGTAAACAACACCGAGTAAGCGAAGGTCAAACCGTTCGCCTGGAAAAGCTGGACATCGCAACCGGCGAAACTATTGAGTTCGATCAGGTTCTGATGATTGCAAACGGTGACGACGTAACTATCGGCGCACCGCTGGTTTCAGGTGGCGTGATCAAAGCAGAAGTTGTAGCTCATGGTCGTGGCGACAAAATTAAGATCGTTAAGTTCCGTCGTCGTAAACACCACCGTAAGCAGCAAGGCCACCGTCAGTGGTTCACTGATGTGAAAATCACTGGCATCAGCGCCTGAGAGGAGATCTGACAAATGGCACACAAAAAGGCTGGCGGCTCGACACGTAACGGTCGCGACTCTAACGCACAGCGCCTGGGCGTAAAACGTTTTGGCGGTGAATCAGTACTGGCTGGCAACATCATCGTTCGTCAGCGTGGCACCAAATTCCACGCAGGCACCAACGTTGGTCTTGGCCGTGACCATACTCTGTTTGCTACTGCAAACGGTAAAGTAAAATTCGAAGTTAAAGGCCCGAACAACCGTAAATACGTCAGCATCGTTGCTGAGTAAGGTTGTCGCGCTGCAGGTTGATTAATCAGCCTGCCAGAGAATGAAAGCCCCGCAGAGTATTGCGGGGCTTTTTACATTTTGAGCTTGCCTGATTTGCTGTACACTTTACGTACAGCCTTTCCGCAACGGGTCATCGCTTATGGCCTCGGCGGAATACAGCCGCACCGGCATGTCCGGTCGCCAGGTGAATGATTTACGGAGAAGGTAAATGAAGTTTGTTGATGAAGCGACAATTCTGGTTGTCGCAGGTGATGGCGGTAATGGTTGCGTCAGCTTCCGTCGTGAAAAATATATCCCGAAAGGCGGCCCTGACGGCGGTGACGGCGGTGACGGCGGTGATGTCTACCTGCTGGCTGACGAAAACCTCAACACGCTGATCGACTATCGTTTCGAGAAATCGTTCCGCGCCGAGCGTGGACAGAACGGTCAGAGCCGCGACTGTACCGGCAAACGCGGCAAAGATATCGTGATTAAAGTGCCGGTCGGCACGCGCGTGATCGATCAGGGCACCGGCGAAACGTTGGGTGACCTGACGCGGCATGAGCAGAAGCTGATGGTGGCGAAGGGCGGCTGGCACGGCCTGGGCAACACCCGTTTTAAATCGTCCGTTAACCGTACGCCGCGTCAAAAGACGATGGGGACGCCGGGCGAAAAACGCGATCTGCAGCTGGAGCTGATGCTGTTGGCGGACGTCGGCATGCTGGGCCTGCCTAACGCCGGTAAATCCACCTTTATCCGCGCCGTTTCCGCCGCAAAGCCAAAAGTTGCCGACTATCCGTTTACCACCCTGGTGCCAAGCCTTGGCGTGGTGCGCATGGACAGCGAAAAAAGCTTTGTGGTAGCGGACATCCCTGGTCTGATTGAAGGGGCTGCTGAAGGCGCAGGTCTGGGCATTCGCTTCCTGAAACATCTTGAGCGTTGCCGCGTGCTGTTGCACCTGATCGATCTGGCGCCGATCGACGAATCCGATCCGGTGGAAAACGCGCGCATTATCCTCGGCGAGCTGGAAAAATACAGTGAGAAACTGTACCGCAAACCGCGCTGGCTGGTGTTCAATAAGGTCGACCTGCTGGATCAGGAAGAGGCGGAAGCCCGCGCGAAAGCGATCGTCGAAGCGTTGGGCTGGGAAGAAAAATATTACCTGATCTCTGCCGCCAGCCAGACCGGTGTTAACGCGCTTTGCTGGGACGTCATGTCCTTCCTGATCGCCAATCCGAAAGAGGCGGAAGAGGAAGAGAAGAAACCTGAGAAAGCAGAATTCATGTGGGATGACTACCACCGTGAAGCGCTGGAGCAGGCGGAAGAAGAAGTGGACGAAGAGTGGGACGACGACTGGGATGAGGATGACGACGAAGGCGTCGAAATCATCTACCAGCGCTAAATGGCCGCTCAACGATAAGCCCGGTTACGCCGGGCTTTTTTATGCCCATTTTTTACTACCAGAGCAAAAAATAGCCAGATGATAAAGAAAATGTTTATCATCCCCTAATTATTTATCGTTGGGGGACACCACGCCTTATCGTCATTTCCTTTTTCTTTTCAGTGCGCTGTTTACTCTGTTTGCCGCCGCTTCTTCAGTTCAGGGTGGCGGGCAACCGGCATTGCGCATCCAGACCGGAACGATCGCGGCGATTGCTGAGCTGCAGCTTGCCGCCGTGCAGCTGTAAAATGCGCAGCACAATATTTAATCCCAGCCCGCTGCCGCCGTAGCGACGATCGCGACGATGAAACGCCTGCGTCAGCTCGCTCGCGGTCTCTTCATCAATGCCACCGCCCTCGTCCAGCACGCGCAGCAGGCTGCCTTCCTGTTCGATCTGGAGCTGTAGCGTGATTGCAGAGGCTTCCGGGCTGTAACGCGACGCATTCTCCAGCAAATTACGCAGCATCAGGCGCAGCAACACGGCATCGCCCTGCACCCGACCATCCTCTTGCGGCCAGACCAGACGCTGTTGGCGCTGCTTCATCATCTCTTCTATTTCGTCCTGTAACGGAGCGAAAATATCCTGCTGCCAGCTCAGCGTTTGATAATGCCCGCTGGCCAACGCCTGTCCGGCGCGCGACAGCATCAGCAGTTGCTCAATGACATGCATCAGCTGGTCGACGCGCGCCACCAGCATCGGCGCCTGCTTAATTTCCTGTTGCGCCAGCAGTTCCAGATGCAGTCGCAGGCCCGCCAGCGGCGTGCGCAGTTCATGCGCCGCATCGGCGGTGAATAATCTTTCCTGTTGCAGCGTCTGGTTAAGACGCGCCAGCAGCTGGTTGAGCGCGCGCGTCACCGCCACGATCTCCTCCATATCGGAAAAGGTCGGCAGGGGAGTGAGGTTATCAGCGGAGCGTTCGGCCAGGCTGGCCTGTAGCGCGTTCAACGGGCGAATGATCCAGCTGATGGCCCAGAAAGAGAGAATAAGGGTAAAGCCCACCATCACCAGCGAAGGCAGCAGCAGCGAGGCGATCGCTTCGCGAATTTCGTTTTCGACATGTTGATTGCGCGACTTCGCCGTCAGCGTTTCGTTGACCAGAAAGCCGATCTGTTCCCGGCTCTCATGCCAGAGCCAGATCGCGCTCATTAGCTGACAGGTCAGCAGGATCAGCGCCAGCATCATCAGCAGCCGCCGACGCATGCTGTTCATTGACGTTCTTCCAACCGGTAGCCGACGCCGCGCACCGTTTTAATGCGATCTTTGCCCAGTTTGCGGCGCAGATTATGAATATGCACTTCCAGCGTGTTGGAGCCGTTATCATCCTGCCAGCTGTAAAGATCCTGCTGCAGCGTCTCGCGATGCACCGTCTGGCCAATACGCATCAGCAGGCGCGTCAGCAGCGCGAACTCTTTCGGCGTTACTTCAATCGGCTGATTTTCGACGGAAACCTGAAGCGAGGCGAGATTCAACGTCAGATCGCCGTGCTGAATTTGGTTATCGCTGCGCCCCTGATAGCGACGGATCAGCGCGCGCACGCGCGCCTTCAACTCCGCCAGGGCAAATGGCTTAACCAGATAATCGTCGGCGCCGGCATCCAGTCCGCTGACCCTATCCTCCAGCGCATCACGCGCCGTCAGGATCAGCACAGGCAGATCGATGCCCTGCCGACGCCAGCGCCGCAGCAACGCCGCGCCGTCCATATCCGGCAGGCCGAGATCGAGAACGATGAGGCTGTATTGCCCGCTGTGCAGCAGCGTCTCCGCCTGCGCGCCTTTAGCGGCACAGTCGGTGACATAGCCTTCGCCGCCCAGCGCAAGGGCGACGCCCTCCTGCAACAGCGCATCATCTTCTACGATAAGTATTTTCATCAGTCTCAGTTATTTTGATAGAGATCCTTATATAAACGGCTTTCGAAGCGCACCAGCGGTACCCGACGTATTTTCTTATCCTCAGGCGGCACGGCGTAACCGGAGAGGAACTGCACGAAAGCGACGCGCTGCCCGCTGGCGGTAGTGATAAAGCCAGCCAGATTATAGACGCCGGAGAGCGAACCGGTTTTCGCGGAGACTTTGCCGTCGACGCCCGCCTCATGCAGCCCGCCGCGATAACGCAGCGTGCCGTCGTAGCCTGCCAGCGGCAGCATCGAGATAAAGTTTAGCTGCTGATCGTTTTGCGCAATATATTGCAACACTTCCATCATGGTCGCCGGGGCGATCAGATCGTGACGCGACAGCCCGGAGCCGTCGACCTGAATGCTGTTGCCCAGATCGATATTCGCCTTTTGACGCAGAATGCGACGCACGGCGTCGGAGCCTGCGCGCCAGGTGCCCGGCACGTTAAAATAGTGATGACCGATAGTACGGAACACCGTATCGGCAATCATATTGTCCGATTTTTTCAGCATGGTTTTCAGCAGGTCGCGCAGCGGCGCGGACTGCGTTTCCGCCAGCACGGCGCCAGGTTCGGTGACGCGCGTCTGGCGGACAAGATGGCCGGTATAGTCAATACCCGCGTCATGCAGCATCGCTTTCAAAATCGCGCCCGCCCAGGCGGCGCCGTCCTGTATCGAAAAAGCCAGCGGCAGAGGCTCGCTGCGTTGCGTCATGCAGCCCGTCAGCGTAAAGCGGTTCAGCTCGCCCGGCACCACGTCCAGCTCACAGTAGGGCGCGTCCGGCGAGCCCTTAGCTAAGGTGCGCACCTGGCTGAACATATTGACGGGATAGTAAGACGCGACGCGGATAAAGGCGTTGTCGTCAGGGCGTTCGGCGCTATAAAGCGAAACGGAGAAACAGTTCTTATCGACGATGGCGGCGGCTGGCGGTGCGCTAAAACATTGCGTGATATCATTCCATGGCCAGCCTGGCGCCTTGTCGTGGCTGGCGAAGACCGAGGTATCGATCACCAGATTGCCCTGAATATGGGTGATGCCCTGTTTGGTCAGCGCCGCCACCATATTGCGCAAATCCTGACGCGACAGCGTCGGATCGCCGGCGAAGCGTGCGACCAGATCGCCTTTCAGCGTGCCGTCGGCAACTTTGCCCTGGGTTTCCAGCGTGGTGCGAAAGCGAAAGTCAGGGCCCAGCTCCAGCAGGGCTGCGAGCGCCGTCACTACTTTCATGGTGCTGGCTGGCAAAGCCATTTGTTTACTGTGATAATCGACCAGCGGCGTTGATGAACCCACTTTTTGTGCCATCAGCGCCAGGTTTGCGCCATCCGGTAAGTATTGTGTGTATTCTTCCACAGGTGCTGCGTGAGCTTGCAGCATAAACGCACAGGTTAGTCCGGTAACAAGTCGTGAAAATCGCATAATCTCGCGGTAACTGACGGGTGAAGCCGTCATACTACGGTGCATCACGGTAGAAAGTAAACGATGACCCACAGGGAACTCTGGGTTAAAATACGTATCAAAATGCAAACCTGAATCCTGACCTGGAGCTTGCTCCGGGTCAGGTTTCTTTTGTTTGCGAATCAGCCGGTAGCGTTGCACAACGCGTCTGGCCGACGACCACTGGTCAGGACGACAACAAGCAAACAGGACCGATGACGAGGTATTAAAATGAATCAGATTCCGATGACGTTAAGGGGCGCAGAGAAGCTGCGTGAAGAACTCGAAGAGCTGAAGACCGTCAGACGCCCCCGTATTATTGCCTCCATTGCGGAAGCGCGTGAACATGGCGATCTGAAAGAGAATGCCGAGTATCATGCCGCACGCGAAGAGCAGGGCTTTTGTGAAGGGCGTATTCAGGAGATCGAGGCCAAGCTGTCTAACGCGCAGGTTATCGACGTAACGAAAATGCCAAACAATGGCCGCGTGATTTTCGGCGCGACAGTTTCCGTTCTGAATCTTGATACTGACGAAGAGTCGACCTGGCGTATCGTCGGCGACGATGAGGCAGACTATAAGCAGAATTTAATTTCCGTGAACTCGCCGATGGCGCGCGGACTGATCGGTAAAGAGGCGGACGACGTGGTGGTGATCAAAACGCCAGGCGGCGACGTCGAGTATGAAATTCTGAAAGTAGAATATCTTTAATCACTGCAACGCAGCTTTAAAGCGTCGCATGATTGTAAAGAAAGGAAAAAGGCCGCATCGCGGCCTTTTATCCAGTGCAGGAGCGTGGCAATTTCTTCCGGCTGAGTCATCAGCGAACGCGATTAACGCGGCAGGGAGATTTTACGTTCTTCTGTCGGGCGGTACAGCACCAGCGTCTTGCCGATAACCTGCACGTTACAGGCTCCCGTTTCGCGAACAATGGCTTCCACCACCAGGTTTTTCGTTTCCCGATCTTCGGTAGCGATCTTCACCTTAATCAGTTCGTGATGCGTAAGCGCCTGATCGATCTCGGCCAGCACGCCTTCGGTAAGGCCGTTGTTGCCCAGCATAACGACAGGTTTCAGCGGGTGCGCCAGACCTTTCAGGTGCTGTTTTTGTTTGGTACTCAGATTCATCGTATATTTTTACTTACATTGGGATTGAAAACGGTACATTCTACCGCCATCTCTGGTATATCACCAAACGCGACAGCCGTCAGTTTGGTTATTTATCGCTACGATGAAGAATAGTTGGAAAAAGTATGACAGGTAAAAAGCGTTCAGCCAGTTCCAGCCGCTGGCTTCAGGAACACTTTAGCGATAAATATGTGCAACAGGCACAGAAAAAAGGGTTGCGTTCGCGCGCCTGGTTTAAACTTGATGAAATACAGCAGGGCGATAAGCTGTTTAAGCCCGGCATGACGGTAGTTGATCTCGGCGCCGCCCCCGGCGGATGGTCACAGTATGTCGCAACCCAAATCGGTTCGAAAGGGCGTATCA includes:
- the mlaB gene encoding lipid asymmetry maintenance protein MlaB — protein: MADDLRWHVEAKTLFLQGELDRETLIGLWQQREKVMQHIETIDVSGLQRVDSAGLALLVHLRQIAQQQGARPVFSGITDKLHSLITLYNLQQIIVSANNPV
- the ibaG gene encoding BolA family iron metabolism protein IbaG; the encoded protein is MENSEIQTVLMNALPLTEVHVSGDGSHFQVIAVGEIFAELSRVKKQQTVYAPLMEYIADNRIHAVSIKTYTPEEWARDRKLNGF
- the murA gene encoding UDP-N-acetylglucosamine 1-carboxyvinyltransferase, with protein sequence MDKFRVQGPTRLSGEVTISGAKNAALPILFAALLAEEPVEIQNVPKLKDIDTTMKLLSQLGVKAERNGSVHLDASKVDVYCAPYELVKTMRASIWALGPLVARFGQGQVSLPGGCAIGARPVDLHITGLEQLGAEIKLEEGYVKASVNGRLKGAHIVMDKVSVGATVTIMSAATLATGTTVIENAAREPEIVDTANFLNTLGAKITGAGGDRITIEGVERLGGGVYRVLPDRIETGTFLVAAAISGGKVVCHKTQPDTLDVVLAKLRDAGADIETGEDWISLDMHGKRPKAVNVRTAPHPGFPTDMQAQFTLLNLVAEGTGVITETIFENRFMHIPELIRMGAHAEIESNTAICHGVEKLSGAQVMATDLRASASLVLAGCIAEGTTIVDRIYHIDRGYEHIEDKLIAMGASIERVKGE
- a CDS encoding helix-turn-helix domain-containing protein; the encoded protein is MNRTKKDWHTADIIAALHKKGTSLAAVSRKAGLSSSTLANALNRPWPKGEWLIAEALAVHPAEIWPSRYYDPKTNKLLDRKNLIRSRP
- the ispB gene encoding octaprenyl diphosphate synthase, with translation MNLEQINELTAQDMAAVNETILSQLNSDVSLINQLGYYIISGGGKRIRPMIAILAARALGYEGNQHVTIAALIEFIHTATLLHDDVVDESDMRRGKATANAAFGNAASVLVGDFIYTRAFQMMTSLGSLRILALMSEAVNVIAEGEVLQLMNCNDPDITEESYMHVIYSKTARLFEAAAQSSGILAGGSATQEQALQDYGRYIGTAFQLIDDLLDYSADGETLGKNVGDDLSEGKPTLPLLHAMRHGNAQQAAMIREAIEQGNGRHLLDPVLETMRQCGSLEWTRSRAEEEADKAIAALQALPESPWRSALEALAHMAVQRDS
- the rplU gene encoding 50S ribosomal protein L21 — encoded protein: MYAVFQSGGKQHRVSEGQTVRLEKLDIATGETIEFDQVLMIANGDDVTIGAPLVSGGVIKAEVVAHGRGDKIKIVKFRRRKHHRKQQGHRQWFTDVKITGISA
- the rpmA gene encoding 50S ribosomal protein L27: MAHKKAGGSTRNGRDSNAQRLGVKRFGGESVLAGNIIVRQRGTKFHAGTNVGLGRDHTLFATANGKVKFEVKGPNNRKYVSIVAE
- the cgtA gene encoding Obg family GTPase CgtA produces the protein MKFVDEATILVVAGDGGNGCVSFRREKYIPKGGPDGGDGGDGGDVYLLADENLNTLIDYRFEKSFRAERGQNGQSRDCTGKRGKDIVIKVPVGTRVIDQGTGETLGDLTRHEQKLMVAKGGWHGLGNTRFKSSVNRTPRQKTMGTPGEKRDLQLELMLLADVGMLGLPNAGKSTFIRAVSAAKPKVADYPFTTLVPSLGVVRMDSEKSFVVADIPGLIEGAAEGAGLGIRFLKHLERCRVLLHLIDLAPIDESDPVENARIILGELEKYSEKLYRKPRWLVFNKVDLLDQEEAEARAKAIVEALGWEEKYYLISAASQTGVNALCWDVMSFLIANPKEAEEEEKKPEKAEFMWDDYHREALEQAEEEVDEEWDDDWDEDDDEGVEIIYQR
- the pmrB gene encoding two-component system sensor histidine kinase PmrB — translated: MNSMRRRLLMMLALILLTCQLMSAIWLWHESREQIGFLVNETLTAKSRNQHVENEIREAIASLLLPSLVMVGFTLILSFWAISWIIRPLNALQASLAERSADNLTPLPTFSDMEEIVAVTRALNQLLARLNQTLQQERLFTADAAHELRTPLAGLRLHLELLAQQEIKQAPMLVARVDQLMHVIEQLLMLSRAGQALASGHYQTLSWQQDIFAPLQDEIEEMMKQRQQRLVWPQEDGRVQGDAVLLRLMLRNLLENASRYSPEASAITLQLQIEQEGSLLRVLDEGGGIDEETASELTQAFHRRDRRYGGSGLGLNIVLRILQLHGGKLQLSNRRDRSGLDAQCRLPATLN
- the pmrA gene encoding two-component system response regulator PmrA, encoding MKILIVEDDALLQEGVALALGGEGYVTDCAAKGAQAETLLHSGQYSLIVLDLGLPDMDGAALLRRWRRQGIDLPVLILTARDALEDRVSGLDAGADDYLVKPFALAELKARVRALIRRYQGRSDNQIQHGDLTLNLASLQVSVENQPIEVTPKEFALLTRLLMRIGQTVHRETLQQDLYSWQDDNGSNTLEVHIHNLRRKLGKDRIKTVRGVGYRLEERQ
- the dacB gene encoding serine-type D-Ala-D-Ala carboxypeptidase, which translates into the protein MRFSRLVTGLTCAFMLQAHAAPVEEYTQYLPDGANLALMAQKVGSSTPLVDYHSKQMALPASTMKVVTALAALLELGPDFRFRTTLETQGKVADGTLKGDLVARFAGDPTLSRQDLRNMVAALTKQGITHIQGNLVIDTSVFASHDKAPGWPWNDITQCFSAPPAAAIVDKNCFSVSLYSAERPDDNAFIRVASYYPVNMFSQVRTLAKGSPDAPYCELDVVPGELNRFTLTGCMTQRSEPLPLAFSIQDGAAWAGAILKAMLHDAGIDYTGHLVRQTRVTEPGAVLAETQSAPLRDLLKTMLKKSDNMIADTVFRTIGHHYFNVPGTWRAGSDAVRRILRQKANIDLGNSIQVDGSGLSRHDLIAPATMMEVLQYIAQNDQQLNFISMLPLAGYDGTLRYRGGLHEAGVDGKVSAKTGSLSGVYNLAGFITTASGQRVAFVQFLSGYAVPPEDKKIRRVPLVRFESRLYKDLYQNN
- the greA gene encoding transcription elongation factor GreA, giving the protein MNQIPMTLRGAEKLREELEELKTVRRPRIIASIAEAREHGDLKENAEYHAAREEQGFCEGRIQEIEAKLSNAQVIDVTKMPNNGRVIFGATVSVLNLDTDEESTWRIVGDDEADYKQNLISVNSPMARGLIGKEADDVVVIKTPGGDVEYEILKVEYL
- the yhbY gene encoding ribosome assembly RNA-binding protein YhbY → MNLSTKQKQHLKGLAHPLKPVVMLGNNGLTEGVLAEIDQALTHHELIKVKIATEDRETKNLVVEAIVRETGACNVQVIGKTLVLYRPTEERKISLPR